A genome region from Chryseobacterium sp. G0186 includes the following:
- a CDS encoding Rrf2 family transcriptional regulator, protein MNNTRFATAVHIMTLLAKSPQEWLTSDWIAGSINVNPVIVRKEISVLKEAGMIISRQGKIGGTQLAKNAESITISEIYKAVKNTEVLGKKNQNPNPACSVGKEINIHLNTLFEETDLLVIKFLGDKSLQEFADQFE, encoded by the coding sequence ATGAATAATACAAGATTTGCTACGGCAGTACATATTATGACCTTATTGGCGAAAAGTCCTCAGGAGTGGCTCACTTCTGATTGGATTGCCGGCAGTATCAATGTAAACCCGGTGATTGTGCGTAAGGAAATCAGTGTACTGAAGGAAGCAGGAATGATTATCAGCAGACAAGGAAAAATAGGAGGGACCCAGCTTGCAAAAAATGCTGAATCCATTACCATTTCCGAAATTTATAAAGCGGTAAAAAATACAGAGGTTTTAGGAAAGAAAAATCAAAATCCTAATCCTGCCTGCAGCGTGGGAAAGGAAATCAATATTCATTTAAATACATTGTTTGAAGAAACAGACCTATTGGTGATTAAATTTTTAGGAGATAAGTCACTGCAGGAATTTGCAGACCAGTTCGAGTAA
- a CDS encoding TerD family protein codes for MAINLQKGQRINLKKENGAELSQACVGINWGAIEKKGLFGTKKEAVDLDGSCILYDSNKNVTEVIYFGNLKSRNGSVRHSGDDLTGDVNGDDGLDNEVITVDFSNLEPNVDHVALVLNSYQGQDFGTIPFASIRIYEGTPTNVKEVFAKYDIANDASFRGHVAMVMGVFYRRNGEWKFNAIGDPTADRKLEQTIQTVQMNYL; via the coding sequence ATGGCTATCAACTTACAAAAAGGTCAGAGAATTAACCTTAAAAAGGAAAACGGAGCTGAACTTTCCCAGGCTTGTGTAGGAATCAACTGGGGAGCAATTGAAAAAAAAGGTCTTTTCGGAACTAAAAAAGAAGCAGTAGACTTAGATGGAAGCTGTATTTTATATGATTCCAACAAAAATGTTACAGAGGTAATCTACTTTGGAAACCTGAAATCCAGAAACGGATCAGTAAGACACAGTGGAGATGATCTTACAGGAGACGTAAACGGAGATGACGGACTGGACAATGAAGTAATCACTGTAGATTTCAGTAACCTTGAACCCAATGTTGACCATGTTGCATTAGTGCTTAACAGTTATCAGGGGCAGGATTTCGGAACTATTCCTTTTGCCTCTATTCGTATTTATGAGGGAACGCCAACGAATGTAAAAGAGGTTTTTGCTAAATATGATATCGCTAATGACGCTTCTTTCAGAGGACACGTTGCCATGGTAATGGGAGTTTTCTACAGAAGAAACGGAGAGTGGAAATTCAATGCAATCGGAGATCCTACAGCGGACAGAAAGCTTGAACAAACGATCCAAACGGTACAGATGAATTATTTATAA
- a CDS encoding nuclear transport factor 2 family protein produces the protein MEQKHPLPPFTLESAKEKIQMAEDAWNSQDPEKVSKAYTINSEWRNRDSFVNGREEIVRFLQKKWEKELHYKLKKEYWAHTDNRIAVRFEYEYQTQDGNWFRAYGNENWEFDENGLMEKRYASINDLAIKEEDRKWR, from the coding sequence ATGGAACAGAAACATCCGCTTCCTCCTTTCACACTTGAATCAGCAAAGGAGAAAATTCAAATGGCAGAAGATGCCTGGAACAGTCAGGACCCTGAAAAGGTTTCAAAAGCATATACCATCAACAGTGAATGGAGAAACAGGGATAGCTTCGTCAATGGAAGAGAAGAGATTGTCCGTTTTCTTCAAAAGAAATGGGAAAAGGAGCTTCATTACAAGCTTAAAAAAGAATATTGGGCGCACACAGACAACCGGATAGCTGTTCGATTTGAATATGAATATCAGACACAAGACGGAAATTGGTTCAGAGCCTACGGAAATGAGAACTGGGAATTTGATGAAAATGGTTTGATGGAAAAAAGATATGCAAGCATCAATGACTTAGCCATAAAAGAAGAAGACCGAAAATGGAGATAA
- a CDS encoding NAD(P)H-dependent glycerol-3-phosphate dehydrogenase, translating into MAKKKTNTESSNPKKMKKDISVGVVGSGSFATAIVKMLVENCKVVHWCVRSEFVKGAIELRGHNPTYLTAATFNLKSLKLTTDINELVSACDVIVLATPSIYLSDTMEKMTCNYSDKIFISAIKGIIPKVNDVVAHYLRDEFKIGFRNQAVIAGPCHAEEVAMERLSYLTIAAVEDETAEKLKEVFSSDFIKVQTSKDILGNEYSAILKNIFAIGAGIASGLGYGDNFTAVFVSNAIREMETFLEAIYEAPRDVNESAYLGDLLVTAYSLFSRNRNLGNLIGKGYTVKSAIQSMNMVAEGYYAADSIYKTAKQKNLKLPIIDTVYAILYEGKNAEKQFKKLTAKLN; encoded by the coding sequence ATGGCTAAAAAGAAAACAAATACAGAATCTTCAAATCCAAAAAAGATGAAAAAGGACATTTCTGTAGGGGTAGTAGGAAGCGGAAGTTTTGCAACTGCTATCGTAAAAATGCTTGTTGAAAACTGTAAAGTAGTACACTGGTGTGTAAGAAGTGAGTTCGTAAAAGGAGCAATTGAACTTCGTGGGCATAATCCAACGTACCTTACAGCAGCTACCTTCAATCTTAAAAGTTTAAAACTGACAACAGATATCAATGAATTGGTTTCTGCCTGCGATGTCATTGTTTTGGCTACACCATCCATTTATCTTTCTGATACAATGGAAAAAATGACGTGTAATTATTCTGATAAAATCTTTATTTCTGCCATTAAAGGGATTATTCCTAAAGTCAATGATGTGGTTGCCCATTATCTGCGTGATGAGTTTAAGATTGGTTTCAGAAACCAGGCGGTTATTGCAGGCCCATGTCATGCAGAAGAAGTTGCTATGGAAAGACTTTCTTACCTTACCATTGCTGCTGTGGAAGATGAAACTGCAGAGAAATTGAAAGAAGTCTTCAGTTCAGACTTTATCAAGGTGCAGACCAGTAAAGATATTTTAGGAAATGAATACAGCGCCATTCTTAAGAATATTTTTGCCATTGGAGCAGGTATCGCAAGTGGGCTAGGGTATGGAGATAACTTTACGGCGGTTTTTGTTTCCAATGCCATCCGTGAAATGGAAACTTTCCTGGAAGCTATTTATGAAGCTCCGAGAGATGTCAATGAAAGTGCTTATCTGGGTGATCTTTTGGTAACAGCTTATTCACTATTTTCAAGAAACAGAAACTTAGGAAACCTCATCGGAAAAGGGTATACTGTAAAATCTGCAATCCAGTCGATGAACATGGTAGCAGAAGGATATTATGCGGCTGATTCCATCTACAAGACCGCAAAACAAAAGAACCTTAAATTGCCGATCATTGATACCGTGTATGCTATTCTATACGAAGGTAAAAATGCAGAGAAACAATTTAAAAAACTGACTGCAAAATTGAATTAA
- a CDS encoding FKBP-type peptidyl-prolyl cis-trans isomerase — protein MGVADLLFKRKKELAEKNLKDGQEYMVEYGKRESVVELPSGLQYEIITEGDGAMPGPKSTVKCHYHGTTISGKVFDSSVKRGTPASFPLNRVIKGWTEALQLMPVGSKWRLIIPPHLAYGDQEVSKEIGPNSTLVFEVELLGIK, from the coding sequence ATGGGAGTAGCAGATTTGTTATTTAAACGTAAAAAAGAATTGGCAGAAAAGAACCTGAAAGATGGTCAGGAATATATGGTTGAATATGGTAAGAGAGAAAGTGTAGTAGAACTACCAAGCGGCTTACAGTATGAGATCATTACTGAGGGAGATGGTGCTATGCCAGGACCGAAGTCTACTGTAAAATGCCACTACCACGGAACAACAATTTCAGGTAAGGTTTTCGACAGCTCTGTAAAAAGAGGAACTCCAGCGTCCTTCCCATTAAACAGAGTTATTAAAGGATGGACAGAAGCCCTTCAGTTAATGCCTGTTGGAAGCAAATGGAGATTGATTATTCCTCCTCATTTAGCGTATGGAGATCAGGAAGTCAGCAAGGAAATAGGCCCAAACAGTACGCTTGTTTTCGAAGTTGAATTGTTGGGAATTAAATAA
- the mqo gene encoding malate dehydrogenase (quinone), with product MSQSLTSRTPKPKYDVVLIGGGIMSATLATLLHEFDPTLEIAIFERLGRFAKESTAAWNNAGTGHSAFCELNYTPEKPDGSIDIKKAESIAEQFEISKQFWAYLLTKGYIQDPRDFINSCPHMSLVFGEKDAEYLRKRHDKMSESVLFSGMEFSTDHDKLREWIPLVMSKRNNSEVMAATKMNMGTDVNFGTLTRKMGRHLLEDSNVEVFLYHEVKDIDPKENGKWEMKVKDRINSHKQEVVADFVFIGAGGYALPLLDSSDIKESEGYGGFPVSGQWLVTHNQELVEKHQAKVYTQATVDAPPMSVPHLDLRIIDGKKALLFGPFAGFSTKFLREGSYLDLPESVNTKNLKSLFGAWWHNIPLTKYLIQQVAMTKSQRMQHLREFVKDAKEEDWELKVAGQRVQIIKKDEKEGGKLEFGTEVVVNKNGTIASLLGASPGASTAVYAMLNVLEKCFPEKLNGEWKDKLLEMVPSYGQKLAENPELTEKVRTYTKEKLELEY from the coding sequence ATGTCACAATCGCTTACAAGCAGAACACCGAAACCTAAATACGACGTTGTACTGATAGGAGGCGGGATCATGAGCGCCACTTTAGCAACGCTGCTTCATGAATTTGATCCAACTCTTGAAATTGCCATCTTCGAAAGACTCGGAAGATTTGCCAAGGAAAGTACAGCAGCCTGGAACAACGCCGGAACAGGGCACTCCGCATTTTGTGAGCTAAATTATACCCCTGAAAAGCCTGACGGATCTATTGATATTAAAAAAGCGGAAAGTATCGCAGAGCAGTTTGAAATTTCAAAACAGTTTTGGGCTTATCTATTAACCAAGGGCTATATTCAGGATCCAAGGGATTTTATCAATTCATGTCCGCATATGAGTTTGGTATTTGGAGAAAAAGATGCCGAATATCTTAGAAAGCGTCATGATAAAATGTCAGAATCTGTTCTTTTCTCAGGAATGGAATTTTCTACAGATCATGATAAGCTGAGAGAATGGATTCCTTTGGTAATGAGCAAAAGAAATAATTCTGAAGTAATGGCTGCTACCAAAATGAATATGGGTACAGATGTTAACTTTGGAACATTAACGAGAAAAATGGGAAGACACCTGCTTGAAGACTCTAATGTTGAGGTATTTCTATACCATGAAGTAAAGGACATTGATCCAAAAGAAAACGGAAAGTGGGAAATGAAAGTGAAAGACAGGATCAATAGCCACAAACAGGAAGTTGTAGCAGATTTTGTATTTATTGGTGCCGGAGGATATGCTCTTCCATTGTTGGATAGTTCAGATATTAAGGAGAGTGAAGGATATGGAGGTTTCCCTGTTTCAGGGCAATGGTTGGTAACTCATAACCAGGAATTGGTAGAGAAACATCAGGCTAAAGTGTATACACAGGCTACTGTGGATGCTCCGCCAATGTCAGTTCCACACCTTGATCTTAGGATTATTGATGGTAAAAAAGCATTGCTTTTTGGTCCTTTTGCCGGATTTTCAACTAAATTCCTAAGAGAAGGAAGCTATCTTGATCTCCCTGAAAGTGTTAATACGAAGAATTTAAAATCACTATTTGGAGCATGGTGGCATAATATTCCTCTGACGAAATATCTTATTCAGCAGGTGGCGATGACCAAGTCTCAGAGAATGCAGCATTTAAGAGAGTTTGTAAAAGATGCTAAGGAAGAGGATTGGGAATTGAAAGTAGCAGGACAACGTGTTCAGATCATCAAAAAAGATGAAAAGGAAGGTGGAAAACTGGAATTCGGGACTGAAGTGGTTGTCAACAAAAATGGAACTATTGCCTCTCTATTGGGGGCTTCACCGGGAGCTTCAACAGCAGTATATGCAATGCTGAATGTTCTTGAAAAATGTTTTCCGGAGAAACTGAACGGAGAATGGAAGGATAAACTGCTTGAAATGGTTCCGTCATATGGACAAAAGCTGGCAGAAAACCCTGAGCTTACCGAAAAGGTAAGAACGTATACAAAAGAAAAACTAGAATTAGAATACTAA
- a CDS encoding MBL fold metallo-hydrolase, with translation MLKRKLLSLIAILGCISIFAGNLKVKVYNPGTKAIFPITSTIIYGDKDAMLIDAQFQKQYAEQLVKEIKATGKNLKTVFISHSDPDFYFGLDVIKKAFPNVRIISTAQTAYLISASKDDKLAVWKPQLKADAPSEIIVPEAVTAIPDLEGNAIEIRQNPEDPAHSFLWIPSIKTVAGGISVSVDSHLWMADTQNTKAIGQWIGQIDAMKSLKPEQVVPSHFAKQSLSPQSLDFVKGYLENYKKAVTENKTSSAIVDFMVKQYPNLPGKDELEMGVKVFLGEMEWDLKSPYPAIGHQVEVDFGTLKFILDFKDNKTMSFTGTAGNSKNNKDTVAYTAVEVAKNVFMVYWHEPKLGSNVTHIQDYNKNIVYTNIADKDGSFTHLKGTLKIVK, from the coding sequence ATGTTAAAAAGAAAATTATTATCGTTAATTGCCATTTTAGGTTGTATAAGCATATTTGCCGGGAACCTGAAAGTGAAAGTGTATAATCCCGGTACCAAGGCTATTTTTCCTATTACCTCTACCATTATTTACGGAGATAAGGATGCAATGCTTATTGATGCTCAGTTTCAGAAGCAATATGCAGAACAGCTGGTAAAGGAAATAAAGGCAACAGGAAAAAATCTGAAAACCGTTTTTATCTCTCACAGCGACCCGGATTTCTATTTTGGATTGGATGTAATTAAAAAGGCTTTTCCCAATGTAAGAATTATTTCTACAGCGCAGACAGCCTATCTTATTTCTGCTTCAAAAGATGATAAACTGGCCGTTTGGAAGCCACAACTGAAAGCAGATGCCCCCTCAGAGATTATTGTTCCGGAAGCGGTAACTGCCATTCCTGACCTTGAGGGAAATGCCATTGAAATCAGACAAAATCCTGAAGATCCTGCACACAGTTTTCTTTGGATCCCGTCCATTAAAACAGTAGCAGGAGGAATTTCAGTTTCCGTAGATTCACATCTTTGGATGGCAGATACCCAAAATACAAAAGCTATTGGCCAGTGGATAGGGCAAATTGATGCAATGAAGAGCTTAAAACCTGAACAGGTCGTTCCATCGCACTTTGCAAAACAATCCCTATCACCACAATCTTTAGACTTTGTTAAAGGATATCTGGAAAATTATAAGAAAGCTGTTACTGAAAATAAAACCTCATCTGCAATTGTAGATTTTATGGTGAAACAATACCCTAATCTTCCGGGAAAGGATGAATTGGAAATGGGAGTAAAAGTTTTTCTTGGAGAAATGGAGTGGGATTTAAAGTCGCCTTATCCTGCAATTGGTCACCAAGTAGAGGTCGATTTCGGAACCTTAAAATTTATTCTGGATTTTAAGGATAATAAGACAATGTCATTCACCGGAACAGCAGGGAATTCAAAAAACAACAAAGATACCGTAGCGTATACAGCAGTAGAAGTAGCAAAGAATGTGTTTATGGTATATTGGCACGAACCTAAATTAGGTTCCAATGTAACTCATATTCAGGATTACAACAAAAATATCGTCTATACGAATATTGCAGATAAAGACGGTTCATTTACCCATTTGAAAGGAACCCTTAAGATTGTAAAATAG
- a CDS encoding NAD(P)-dependent oxidoreductase, translated as MKKVAVIGATGFVGAHIVKELADRGYAVEALVRDASKVNVQDHVTAKSVDVNNVTELAEALKGNDAVISAFNAGWTNPNLYNDFLNGSENIEKAVETAGVKRLIVVGGAGSLYTPDNVQIVDTPDFPDAYKPGATAARDYLNKIKGNNTLDWTFFSPAVEMNQANVGTRTGQYRTSLETPVFDENGRSRLSVEDVAVVLVDELEQNNHIRERFTAAY; from the coding sequence ATGAAAAAAGTAGCAGTAATCGGTGCAACAGGATTTGTAGGAGCACACATCGTAAAAGAATTAGCTGACAGAGGATATGCAGTAGAAGCTTTAGTAAGAGATGCATCAAAGGTAAATGTACAGGATCATGTAACCGCAAAAAGCGTAGATGTAAACAATGTAACTGAATTAGCAGAGGCTCTGAAAGGAAACGATGCGGTAATTAGTGCTTTCAATGCAGGTTGGACAAACCCTAATCTTTACAACGACTTTCTGAACGGTTCTGAAAACATTGAAAAAGCAGTAGAAACAGCAGGCGTAAAAAGATTAATCGTAGTAGGAGGCGCAGGAAGTCTTTATACACCAGATAACGTACAGATCGTAGATACACCGGATTTCCCCGATGCTTATAAGCCTGGAGCAACAGCTGCAAGAGATTATTTAAACAAGATTAAAGGAAATAATACTTTGGATTGGACGTTCTTCAGCCCTGCTGTGGAAATGAACCAAGCTAATGTAGGAACAAGAACCGGACAATACAGAACTTCATTGGAAACACCTGTGTTTGATGAAAACGGAAGAAGCCGTCTTTCTGTAGAAGATGTTGCAGTAGTTCTGGTAGATGAACTGGAGCAGAACAACCACATCCGTGAACGCTTCACAGCAGCTTATTAA
- a CDS encoding TerC/Alx family metal homeostasis membrane protein, producing MEQQSILELHPGLVWGFAVTVVIMLLLDLGVFNKKSHEVSSKEATIWSIVWISLSMIFSGVVYWAFNTDGTPESHALAVEKFTQYQAAYWIEKALSVDNLFVFILVFGFFKVPKFLHHKVLFWGIIGALIFRAIFIFAGVGLINLTYLPEMNIFGEAVKINVVMALFGLFLVYAGIKSWGDGGDDDDEDYSNTAGARLIKSFWKVSDNYDGDKFFTVQKGIKMATPLLVVVGVIEFTDVLFAVDSIPAIFAISNDPFILYTSNIFAILGLRSLYFLLANFIHMFSKLPYGLAIILSFIGVKMLIAPWIHIPSPVSLGIVGGVLVISVLLSIIFPEKEEEEKEKLEE from the coding sequence GTGGAACAACAAAGTATTTTAGAACTGCACCCTGGCCTGGTGTGGGGATTTGCGGTAACAGTGGTTATCATGCTACTCCTGGACTTAGGAGTTTTCAACAAAAAAAGTCATGAAGTTTCTTCCAAGGAGGCTACTATCTGGTCTATTGTTTGGATCTCGCTTTCCATGATATTTTCGGGAGTCGTGTATTGGGCTTTCAATACAGACGGTACCCCGGAAAGTCATGCATTGGCTGTAGAGAAATTCACACAGTATCAGGCGGCCTATTGGATTGAGAAGGCGCTTTCTGTGGATAACCTTTTCGTATTTATCCTTGTTTTCGGGTTCTTTAAGGTTCCGAAGTTTCTTCACCATAAGGTTCTTTTCTGGGGAATCATTGGTGCATTAATCTTCAGAGCGATATTTATCTTTGCCGGAGTAGGGCTTATCAACCTTACTTATCTTCCTGAAATGAACATCTTCGGAGAAGCAGTAAAAATCAATGTCGTTATGGCTCTGTTTGGTTTGTTCCTTGTCTATGCAGGAATCAAGTCATGGGGTGATGGCGGTGATGATGACGATGAAGATTACAGCAATACAGCCGGAGCAAGATTGATTAAAAGTTTCTGGAAAGTTTCTGATAACTATGATGGAGATAAATTCTTCACCGTTCAGAAAGGAATCAAGATGGCAACCCCTCTTTTGGTAGTAGTAGGTGTTATCGAATTTACAGACGTTCTTTTCGCAGTGGATTCAATTCCAGCGATCTTTGCGATCTCAAATGATCCTTTCATTCTTTATACATCAAACATCTTCGCAATCTTAGGACTTAGATCATTGTATTTCCTATTAGCGAACTTTATTCATATGTTCAGTAAGCTTCCATACGGTCTGGCAATTATCTTGTCATTCATTGGAGTTAAAATGCTTATTGCCCCTTGGATTCATATTCCTTCACCAGTTTCATTAGGAATTGTTGGTGGAGTCTTGGTAATTTCAGTTCTTTTATCCATCATTTTCCCTGAAAAAGAGGAAGAAGAAAAAGAAAAGCTGGAAGAGTAA
- a CDS encoding catalase — translation MPNPLKYNKKFDELNEEEKKLLEINKKSIADFVEQSSSISDINYATRNAHAKTYAVAKGTFWIDPGIPESLQPFFDKEKFDLVIRFSNAQLKIKNSKRDIPAYGFAVQIRDENNNVLSNYPLVNFPLFPVNSVSNFLKLFTAVNRSYIKKWSNLFTLVTQVVKIIPSVLTGSFIKNTIKLFSKKNDFILSFDYHSVGAYRLGDHIMKIKLVPKSVDKNIGRKKNTKEALKSYFHEHDFTADVLIQLCYDLKDQPINKLNVEWKNSPFIKIGEVKINREALLDPRDFTNENLSFNPFESKTIFQPVGKIQKLRDEAYKVSVQTRRKINKLLHGKSG, via the coding sequence ATGCCAAATCCACTGAAATATAACAAGAAGTTTGATGAACTGAATGAGGAGGAAAAAAAACTTCTGGAGATCAATAAAAAGTCAATTGCTGATTTTGTTGAACAGTCTTCTTCTATTAGCGATATCAATTATGCGACCAGAAATGCTCATGCAAAAACCTATGCAGTAGCAAAGGGAACATTCTGGATAGACCCCGGGATTCCTGAGTCATTGCAACCATTTTTTGATAAGGAGAAATTTGATCTTGTTATACGGTTTTCTAATGCGCAACTGAAAATCAAAAATTCCAAAAGGGACATTCCAGCCTATGGATTTGCGGTACAGATCAGGGATGAAAACAATAATGTGCTTTCCAATTATCCACTTGTTAATTTTCCTCTGTTCCCGGTGAATTCAGTTTCTAACTTTCTAAAACTGTTTACTGCTGTCAATCGTTCTTATATTAAAAAATGGAGCAACCTCTTTACTCTGGTTACCCAGGTAGTGAAAATCATTCCATCGGTTTTAACGGGTTCTTTTATTAAGAATACAATCAAACTGTTCAGTAAGAAAAATGACTTTATTCTCTCTTTTGATTATCACTCTGTAGGTGCTTACCGTCTGGGAGATCACATAATGAAGATAAAGCTCGTTCCAAAGTCTGTAGATAAAAATATAGGGCGGAAAAAAAATACAAAAGAAGCCTTGAAAAGTTATTTTCACGAGCATGACTTTACGGCTGATGTTTTGATTCAGCTTTGTTATGATCTGAAGGACCAGCCCATCAATAAACTGAATGTGGAATGGAAAAACTCACCTTTCATTAAAATTGGTGAAGTAAAAATAAACAGGGAAGCTTTATTGGATCCGCGTGACTTTACGAATGAGAATCTTTCATTCAATCCTTTCGAAAGTAAAACTATTTTCCAACCTGTAGGAAAGATTCAGAAGCTTCGGGATGAAGCGTATAAGGTTTCTGTGCAGACAAGGAGAAAAATTAATAAGTTGCTGCATGGAAAAAGTGGCTAG
- a CDS encoding TetR/AcrR family transcriptional regulator, translating into MKSPRERIVETTFDLFAGQGYNSTGINQIISEAGVAKASFYQHFKSKEDLCVEFLKVRHQYWFSELHAFSAQSKDNSQKITSAFDFLMYMNEKENFRGCSFLNILSEIPTDNIKILQVIQAHKADLRNYFLEILNDDILSDHIYMLFESSIIESQLFKSNELIEKSKKIVTNLIP; encoded by the coding sequence ATGAAGTCTCCAAGAGAAAGAATTGTAGAAACAACGTTTGATTTATTTGCAGGGCAGGGATATAATTCCACGGGAATCAATCAGATTATTTCCGAGGCAGGAGTCGCAAAGGCGAGCTTTTATCAGCACTTTAAATCCAAGGAAGATTTATGTGTAGAATTTCTCAAGGTAAGGCACCAGTATTGGTTCAGTGAACTTCATGCTTTTTCAGCACAGTCAAAGGATAATTCCCAAAAAATAACCAGTGCTTTTGATTTTCTGATGTATATGAATGAAAAAGAAAACTTCAGAGGCTGCAGTTTCCTGAATATTCTATCAGAAATTCCCACGGATAACATTAAAATATTACAGGTAATTCAGGCCCATAAAGCTGATCTTAGAAATTACTTTTTAGAAATATTGAATGACGATATTCTTTCCGATCATATTTATATGCTTTTTGAAAGCAGCATTATAGAAAGTCAGCTTTTCAAATCCAATGAACTGATTGAAAAATCAAAAAAAATAGTCACTAATTTAATCCCCTAA
- a CDS encoding M23 family metallopeptidase: protein MKKFLSSKKNVNILLGGLLLVVFAQGIFIAKLFSERDDKNYEVNLVKINTEKDSVDYLKMKTDLTLVDQTVAQLNSFLKSKDISNEKLMMLDQDSIANSIYLSKQANRYSQYLMDLQKKLMQVPLGMPTDGYISSNFGVRKNPIPFRTVYASVKTNAAAETKSVASSAPKPEVKAEPVEKIVELTDSYGNKREVKVMVTPKAAPVASATATTTVKTVAGTTPSKNAAVEKNNPPAEADQMQFHKGLDIAVAFGSDVRAAAAGTIIFSGQKGGYGNCVIVSHGNGLATLYGHLSELISKVNDKVKVGQVIAKSGNSGRSTGPHLHYEVHKNNTPINPKLFMNL from the coding sequence ATGAAAAAATTTCTAAGCAGCAAGAAGAACGTAAATATTCTCCTGGGAGGACTTTTGCTAGTAGTTTTTGCACAAGGTATCTTTATTGCAAAACTCTTCTCCGAAAGAGATGACAAAAACTATGAAGTGAATCTTGTAAAAATAAACACTGAAAAAGACAGTGTAGATTATCTAAAAATGAAAACAGATCTTACCCTGGTAGATCAAACTGTTGCTCAACTCAATTCTTTCCTTAAATCCAAGGATATTTCGAATGAAAAGCTAATGATGCTTGACCAGGACAGTATTGCCAATTCTATTTACCTATCCAAGCAAGCTAACCGATACAGCCAGTATCTGATGGATCTACAGAAAAAACTGATGCAGGTTCCTCTGGGAATGCCAACAGACGGATATATTTCTTCTAATTTTGGAGTAAGAAAGAATCCTATTCCATTCCGAACTGTTTATGCTTCTGTAAAAACAAATGCAGCAGCAGAAACCAAGTCTGTAGCATCTTCAGCTCCTAAGCCGGAGGTAAAAGCTGAACCTGTTGAAAAAATCGTGGAACTTACAGACAGCTATGGTAACAAAAGAGAAGTAAAGGTAATGGTAACGCCTAAGGCAGCTCCGGTTGCTTCTGCTACTGCTACTACAACTGTAAAAACTGTTGCAGGCACTACACCGTCCAAGAATGCTGCTGTTGAAAAAAACAATCCACCTGCTGAAGCTGACCAAATGCAGTTCCATAAAGGATTGGACATTGCTGTAGCTTTTGGCTCTGATGTAAGAGCTGCTGCTGCCGGAACAATCATTTTCTCCGGGCAAAAAGGAGGCTACGGAAATTGTGTGATTGTTTCTCACGGAAACGGACTGGCAACTCTTTACGGGCATCTTTCAGAGCTTATTTCTAAAGTGAACGATAAGGTAAAAGTAGGCCAGGTAATTGCAAAATCAGGGAACTCCGGACGCTCTACAGGTCCGCACCTTCATTATGAAGTACACAAAAACAATACTCCGATTAATCCGAAGTTGTTTATGAATCTATAA